One Peptostreptococcus equinus genomic window carries:
- a CDS encoding tryptophan transporter, translating into MRKSNTKKMIINAILLGVGLILNQIFPPIGGGITPDITLVMLFCIMLLNRDDYKTCLIAGIATGVFSALTTKFPMGQVPNLIDKVVTVNVVFLIMRAIYISPFMKNYSKIKSQVAIGIMTVIGTLISGFIFLFTASMLVGLPGGLMEMLLIVVVPSTLINLVASLVLYNIISVSLARGRFQISI; encoded by the coding sequence ATGAGAAAAAGTAATACTAAAAAAATGATAATAAATGCAATACTTTTAGGTGTAGGCCTAATTTTAAATCAAATATTTCCACCAATTGGTGGGGGAATTACACCAGATATAACATTGGTAATGTTATTTTGTATAATGTTGCTTAACAGAGATGATTACAAGACTTGTCTAATTGCTGGAATTGCAACAGGTGTTTTTTCAGCATTAACAACAAAATTTCCAATGGGTCAAGTTCCAAATCTTATAGATAAGGTTGTGACAGTTAATGTTGTATTTTTAATAATGAGAGCAATATATATTAGCCCATTTATGAAAAATTATTCAAAGATAAAGAGTCAAGTTGCTATTGGCATAATGACAGTTATAGGGACATTGATTAGTGGATTCATTTTCTTATTTACTGCCTCTATGTTGGTAGGTTTACCAGGTGGTTTAATGGAAATGCTATTAATTGTAGTAGTTCCGTCAACTTTAATAAACTTAGTCGCATCACTTGTATTATATAACATAATCAGCGTATCATTGGCTAGAGGAAGATTTCAAATTAGCATATAA
- a CDS encoding Nif3-like dinuclear metal center hexameric protein, whose protein sequence is MKLKNVVEKIEKTYPEFLQYDWDNSGLNIGDPNSEIKKVLVCLDINENLVNEAIEKEIDLIISHHPFLFSKINSIVFNNKKTKSIQKLIKNDISVYCMHTNFDVAKNGLNDYLIELFEKQLHIYYIDINIKSISILESLGSNPNYLNGENYGLGRIVNLDKEMKIEEILELVSKALDIKSFRLIGNKDSKVGSFSVLTGSGADYFQMSKSMGADLIITGDSKYHIAMDSLDIDMNIGDFGHYGTEIIFSDLMKKFIENNFSGDLICFKAKSLEDPFTYFNF, encoded by the coding sequence ATGAAATTAAAAAATGTTGTAGAAAAAATAGAAAAGACATATCCAGAATTTTTACAATATGATTGGGATAATTCTGGTTTAAACATTGGAGATCCAAATTCAGAAATTAAAAAAGTGTTGGTATGTTTAGATATAAATGAAAACTTGGTGAATGAGGCAATAGAAAAAGAGATTGATCTAATAATATCCCATCATCCATTTTTATTTTCTAAGATTAATTCCATTGTTTTTAATAACAAAAAAACAAAGTCTATACAAAAATTAATAAAAAATGATATATCTGTTTACTGTATGCATACAAATTTTGATGTTGCCAAGAATGGTTTAAATGACTATTTAATTGAATTGTTTGAAAAACAATTACATATCTATTATATAGATATAAATATAAAATCTATATCTATACTAGAAAGCTTGGGATCTAATCCTAATTATTTAAATGGTGAGAATTATGGACTTGGTAGAATTGTAAATTTAGATAAAGAAATGAAAATTGAAGAAATATTAGAGCTCGTTTCAAAAGCACTTGATATTAAATCTTTTAGGCTTATAGGTAATAAAGATTCAAAAGTAGGGTCTTTTTCAGTATTAACTGGATCAGGTGCTGATTATTTTCAAATGTCAAAATCTATGGGTGCTGACTTGATTATTACAGGCGATTCAAAGTACCATATAGCTATGGATTCTTTAGATATAGATATGAATATAGGAGATTTTGGTCACTATGGTACAGAAATCATATTTTCAGACTTAATGAAGAAATTTATCGAAAATAATTTTAGTGGAGACTTAATATGTTTTAAGGCGAAATCTTTAGAAGATCCTTTTACATATTTTAATTTTTAA